The following are encoded in a window of Rubellicoccus peritrichatus genomic DNA:
- a CDS encoding molybdopterin-dependent oxidoreductase: protein MKKHSPILPVSGLSDDLQALLKDLPYFTPEETFGNIGRGDPNPAKFDDATNRRVGLHRDTWKLEIEADSEHPRPDCLLMNPLLEKNGNAIDYAQLQKIAVNKRIAFPKLMTCLNLPEPLGMGMWVGVPLRDILMLAEPSILVRRVFFYGYHNDDIEQRFQASLSINRILEDPPGMPPIILCYEVNGMELTPARGAPVRIIAPESYGFRSVKWLQKIVVTHDHRANDTYAEWNKGKGHWDWGNDTEASMKLVARFHKPPDSINAGQPIPLTGIAQVGIHGLSAVEVAVVPWEKEQKDFFKLTPENALSWKAQLYEDADWQLATLLEPSEEYTHHHMRPELKGRIWGMDTNSGLPSVWPMPFTLCNWAIVLNSLPAGKYTLICRAVNRHGVAQPLPLPSPKSGMSAIQKHTIVVE from the coding sequence TTCCGATGATTTGCAGGCATTGCTAAAAGACCTGCCTTATTTTACGCCCGAAGAGACATTTGGAAATATTGGGCGTGGTGATCCAAATCCAGCAAAATTTGATGATGCGACTAATCGTCGAGTTGGGTTGCACCGTGATACGTGGAAGTTGGAAATCGAGGCAGACAGTGAGCATCCGCGACCAGATTGTTTGCTGATGAATCCACTCTTGGAAAAGAATGGGAATGCCATTGACTATGCGCAGTTGCAAAAGATTGCCGTGAATAAGCGCATTGCTTTCCCAAAGTTGATGACTTGTTTGAATCTCCCGGAACCGCTGGGGATGGGCATGTGGGTCGGTGTGCCTTTACGGGATATTCTAATGCTGGCCGAACCATCTATTCTCGTCAGACGGGTTTTCTTTTACGGTTATCATAATGACGATATTGAGCAGCGATTTCAGGCTTCACTAAGTATCAATCGAATCCTTGAGGATCCGCCCGGCATGCCGCCAATCATTCTATGCTATGAAGTTAATGGGATGGAGTTGACGCCAGCCCGAGGGGCTCCGGTTCGCATCATTGCACCCGAGTCTTATGGGTTTCGTTCTGTTAAGTGGTTGCAGAAGATTGTTGTGACTCATGATCATCGTGCAAATGACACGTATGCGGAATGGAACAAAGGAAAAGGTCACTGGGATTGGGGGAATGATACCGAAGCCTCTATGAAGCTTGTTGCTCGGTTTCACAAGCCACCTGATTCTATTAATGCTGGACAGCCAATTCCTCTTACCGGTATTGCCCAGGTTGGCATACATGGGCTCTCCGCAGTCGAAGTCGCAGTCGTTCCCTGGGAGAAAGAGCAGAAGGATTTCTTTAAGCTAACTCCGGAAAATGCATTATCGTGGAAAGCTCAATTATACGAAGATGCAGACTGGCAGCTGGCGACGTTATTAGAACCCTCCGAAGAATATACTCATCATCATATGCGACCAGAGCTCAAGGGACGTATATGGGGCATGGATACGAATTCTGGCCTTCCCAGCGTTTGGCCCATGCCGTTCACGCTTTGCAATTGGGCGATAGTGCTGAATTCACTGCCTGCCGGAAAATACACTTTGATATGCAGAGCTGTCAATCGTCATGGTGTTGCGCAGCCTCTGCCATTGCCCTCACCAAAGTCGGGTATGTCTGCTATCCAGAAGCATACGATTGTTGTTGAATGA
- a CDS encoding VOC family protein, whose amino-acid sequence MNVHEKINYVEFPAKDIEATKAFFSVAFNWSFTDYGPEYTAFSGEGLDGGFFKSDLISSTTSGSALIVFYSKALEETQTKITAAGGTIIKPIFSFPGGRRFHFSDPSGNEYAVWSDVGL is encoded by the coding sequence ATGAATGTTCATGAAAAAATAAACTACGTTGAATTCCCCGCCAAAGACATTGAGGCAACCAAAGCATTCTTCTCCGTCGCTTTTAACTGGTCCTTCACTGATTACGGCCCCGAATACACTGCATTCTCCGGCGAAGGCCTTGATGGAGGATTTTTCAAATCCGATTTGATCAGTTCAACCACCAGTGGAAGTGCGCTGATCGTTTTCTACAGCAAGGCCCTTGAAGAAACACAGACCAAAATCACAGCTGCGGGAGGCACCATCATCAAACCGATATTTTCATTCCCTGGTGGCCGACGTTTTCATTTCAGCGACCCAAGCGGAAACGAGTACGCCGTCTGGTCGGATGTGGGTTTATAG
- a CDS encoding RluA family pseudouridine synthase: protein MIDSRPLLRFLALMADEGDTASGEDDASEDIVEIEMLKENDGQRADKALATHFPDISRERLKVCFDAGQVWREGVALQRKTRIAEHDRVSVILPVQKPTTVEPVEMPLDVLFEDESIVVINKVSGVVVHPGNGVHEPTLVHGLLYHTNGRLARAGGDERPGVVHRLDRDTSGAIVFAKTDEAYYALVKAFSERYVKKEYLAIVVGEPKEDSGTIKKPIDRHPVNRVKMAVREDGRFAHTDWSVEQRFNGRYTLIRCRIHTGRTHQIRVHLSDMGFPIWGDRVYGYKKRSDEKRPPERFLLHAEHLIIPHPVKEGVDVDLHAPLAAEFQSRINVLVNKAGG, encoded by the coding sequence GTGATTGACTCGCGACCACTGCTGCGTTTCCTTGCTTTGATGGCAGATGAAGGCGATACAGCATCCGGCGAAGACGATGCTTCAGAAGATATTGTTGAGATTGAAATGCTCAAGGAAAATGACGGTCAACGGGCAGATAAAGCTTTGGCCACGCATTTTCCTGATATCAGTCGTGAGCGTTTGAAGGTTTGTTTTGATGCCGGTCAGGTTTGGCGTGAAGGGGTTGCTTTGCAGAGGAAGACGCGCATTGCGGAGCATGATCGAGTCAGTGTGATCTTACCCGTGCAAAAACCGACAACGGTTGAGCCGGTCGAGATGCCTCTGGATGTGCTTTTTGAGGATGAATCCATTGTAGTGATTAACAAGGTTTCCGGTGTCGTGGTTCATCCCGGCAATGGCGTGCATGAGCCGACGTTAGTGCATGGTTTGTTGTATCACACTAATGGTCGATTAGCGCGGGCGGGTGGCGATGAGCGTCCGGGGGTTGTGCATCGACTGGATCGCGATACATCCGGGGCTATTGTTTTTGCCAAGACTGATGAAGCTTACTATGCGTTGGTCAAAGCGTTCTCCGAGCGTTACGTGAAGAAGGAGTACCTCGCTATCGTCGTTGGTGAACCCAAAGAGGACAGTGGGACAATTAAGAAGCCGATTGATCGCCACCCCGTCAATCGGGTTAAAATGGCTGTTCGTGAAGATGGGCGTTTTGCTCACACTGATTGGTCGGTCGAACAGCGTTTTAATGGAAGATATACTTTAATTCGTTGTCGTATTCATACCGGACGGACGCATCAGATCCGTGTGCATCTCAGTGACATGGGTTTCCCAATCTGGGGTGATCGTGTTTATGGCTATAAAAAGCGTTCAGATGAGAAGCGTCCGCCTGAACGTTTCTTGCTCCATGCAGAGCACCTGATCATTCCGCATCCGGTTAAAGAAGGAGTCGATGTTGATTTACATGCTCCCTTGGCGGCGGAGTTCCAGTCACGAATCAATGTGCTTGTCAATAAGGCTGGCGGCTAA
- the rsmI gene encoding 16S rRNA (cytidine(1402)-2'-O)-methyltransferase, whose product MSQNESHATNANPANESPSQQLSEGPGTLWVTSTPIGNLGDITLRAVDILKSVDLIACEDTRVTRKLLNHIGSDRPTIAYHEHNEKELSITLADRIETGESIALVCDAGTPLLSDPGFRVVRECQRRNLPVSPLPGPSALLAALAASGLPPHAFFYAGFPAPKSAARHKLLTKHADADYTLILYESCHRIAKLAADIETILGPDRVVCICRELTKRFETFLRGPISEVAPKIIGANVKGEFVVIIAPTGYDA is encoded by the coding sequence GTGTCTCAAAACGAATCACATGCAACCAATGCCAATCCGGCCAACGAATCGCCCTCCCAACAGCTAAGCGAAGGCCCAGGCACGTTATGGGTCACATCGACCCCAATTGGAAATTTAGGCGACATCACTTTGCGTGCAGTCGATATCCTGAAAAGCGTTGATCTCATTGCATGTGAAGATACCCGTGTCACACGCAAACTGCTGAATCACATCGGCAGCGACCGTCCGACGATCGCTTATCACGAACACAACGAGAAAGAACTCTCAATAACACTGGCAGACCGGATAGAAACCGGCGAGAGCATCGCACTCGTCTGTGACGCAGGAACCCCACTATTGAGTGATCCGGGATTTCGTGTCGTAAGAGAATGCCAAAGGCGCAATCTCCCTGTCAGCCCACTGCCAGGGCCCTCAGCCCTACTTGCTGCATTGGCAGCATCCGGTCTGCCTCCGCATGCCTTTTTTTATGCCGGCTTTCCTGCCCCTAAAAGTGCAGCCCGACACAAACTACTCACCAAACATGCGGACGCAGATTACACACTTATTCTATACGAATCATGCCATAGGATAGCCAAGCTCGCAGCCGATATTGAAACCATCCTCGGCCCGGATCGCGTTGTTTGTATCTGCAGGGAGCTTACCAAACGCTTCGAAACGTTTCTACGTGGGCCAATCTCTGAGGTTGCACCAAAGATAATTGGTGCTAATGTTAAAGGTGAATTTGTGGTTATAATTGCTCCTACAGGCTACGACGCATGA
- a CDS encoding glucose-6-phosphate isomerase, whose amino-acid sequence MSWDRFKEFYLPFESIDFALDVSRVDFSDGFFEEMQPKISAAMTAMDELEAGAIANPDEGRMVGHYWLRNAALAPDATTSKEITDTVARIKDLAEKVHSGVIKGASGSFKNLLCIGIGGSALGPQFVAQALGNPGKDALRIFFFDNTDPDGFDIVLKQLEGQLGETLAVVTSKSGGTPETRNGMVEAEHAWKAAGLSFAQHAIAVTGDGSKMDKHAIAEGWIDRFPMWDWVGGRTSELAPVGLVPAALMGIDIDGMLDGAKTMDELTREKDFKKNPAAMLSLSWYFLTGGKGEKDMVILPYKERLALFSKYLQQLVMESLGKELDLDGKVVNQGIAVYGNKGSTDQHAYVQQLRDGVLNFYATFLEVKRERDGASPAVEDDFTAGDFLQGLMLGTRDALYEKGRNSITITVDSVTPQVVGMLIALYERAVGFYGSLVNVNAYHQPGVEAGKKAAAGTLEIRKGILSTLAGAANAMTAEEIAAALNISENTETVFKICENLAANPQKGVTRSPSIDISGIKYSAS is encoded by the coding sequence ATGAGTTGGGACCGCTTCAAAGAATTCTATCTTCCATTTGAGTCTATTGACTTTGCTCTAGACGTCAGCCGAGTCGATTTTTCAGACGGCTTCTTTGAGGAAATGCAACCAAAGATCTCAGCCGCCATGACGGCGATGGATGAACTGGAGGCTGGAGCAATTGCCAACCCTGACGAAGGCCGCATGGTCGGCCATTACTGGCTACGCAATGCAGCGCTTGCCCCCGATGCAACCACCAGTAAGGAAATCACCGACACAGTCGCACGAATCAAAGACCTTGCCGAGAAAGTCCACAGCGGCGTGATCAAGGGAGCTTCAGGCTCTTTTAAGAACCTCCTCTGTATTGGAATCGGCGGTAGTGCACTCGGCCCGCAGTTTGTTGCCCAAGCCCTTGGTAATCCGGGCAAAGATGCATTAAGAATCTTCTTTTTTGATAACACCGATCCTGACGGCTTCGACATCGTCCTCAAACAACTCGAAGGCCAGCTCGGTGAAACTCTGGCAGTGGTCACCAGCAAAAGCGGTGGCACCCCGGAAACCCGCAATGGCATGGTCGAGGCGGAGCACGCCTGGAAAGCCGCCGGCCTCAGCTTTGCCCAACACGCCATTGCTGTCACGGGTGATGGCTCAAAAATGGACAAACACGCCATAGCCGAAGGCTGGATTGACCGCTTCCCCATGTGGGATTGGGTTGGTGGTCGCACAAGCGAGCTGGCACCGGTTGGCCTCGTTCCGGCAGCCCTGATGGGTATTGATATCGATGGCATGCTCGATGGCGCAAAAACCATGGACGAGCTGACCCGCGAGAAAGATTTCAAAAAGAACCCAGCCGCCATGCTCAGCCTATCCTGGTACTTCCTGACGGGCGGCAAAGGTGAAAAAGACATGGTCATCCTCCCTTATAAAGAGCGTTTGGCCCTTTTCTCCAAATATCTCCAGCAGCTCGTCATGGAATCACTGGGCAAAGAGCTCGACCTTGATGGCAAGGTTGTCAACCAGGGCATCGCAGTCTACGGAAACAAGGGATCGACCGACCAACATGCTTATGTTCAACAGCTTAGAGATGGTGTCCTCAATTTCTATGCCACCTTCCTGGAGGTAAAAAGAGAGCGCGACGGTGCATCACCAGCAGTTGAAGACGACTTCACCGCCGGAGATTTCCTTCAGGGCTTGATGCTCGGCACACGCGATGCCCTTTACGAAAAGGGACGCAACAGCATCACCATCACAGTTGATTCCGTAACCCCGCAAGTCGTGGGCATGCTGATTGCCCTCTACGAACGTGCAGTGGGATTCTACGGCAGCCTGGTCAACGTCAATGCCTACCACCAGCCTGGTGTTGAAGCTGGAAAAAAGGCCGCCGCCGGGACGCTTGAGATCCGCAAGGGCATCCTGAGCACACTCGCTGGCGCTGCCAACGCGATGACCGCAGAAGAAATCGCTGCAGCTCTGAATATTTCCGAAAACACGGAAACAGTTTTCAAAATATGCGAAAATCTCGCGGCAAATCCGCAAAAAGGAGTTACGCGCTCACCTTCAATAGACATCAGTGGCATTAAATATAGCGCCTCATAG
- a CDS encoding ADP-ribosylglycohydrolase family protein, with translation MKSEKAKALLLGTLIGDAITLGVHWIYDTNELATEAGDFTGYIDPVAGSAKYHPNRKAGEQTHYGDQFLVLVESIRENRGFYLSDFARRWQDLFDGYDDYVDGATKKTLANLKSGAAASDAGSDSDELAAVSRVAAIVAAYPDASIGELQEIAWSAVSFTHGNPVLKGASEFFIRVLKAVEDGKSIEEALSVAASVDYDTLDAAAQLASAKAVQELEAVEAIGKLGQSCHFKDAFPATLYILLRYGNDPERALLENAKAGGDSAARSLLAGAVLAAKHGIGAFPQSWFDGLKASTLI, from the coding sequence ATGAAGTCAGAAAAAGCAAAAGCATTACTTCTGGGAACATTGATCGGAGATGCCATCACCCTGGGGGTTCACTGGATCTACGATACAAATGAATTGGCCACTGAGGCCGGTGACTTCACGGGTTACATCGATCCGGTGGCTGGCTCGGCCAAATACCATCCCAACCGTAAAGCGGGTGAGCAAACCCACTACGGGGACCAGTTTCTCGTCCTGGTGGAGTCCATTCGAGAGAATCGTGGATTCTATTTGAGCGACTTCGCCCGGCGTTGGCAGGACCTTTTCGATGGTTACGATGATTACGTCGACGGCGCCACTAAGAAAACCCTGGCCAATCTGAAGTCCGGAGCCGCGGCTTCTGATGCTGGATCCGATTCCGACGAGCTTGCTGCTGTTTCACGTGTGGCTGCCATCGTTGCAGCCTATCCAGATGCCTCGATTGGAGAGCTGCAGGAGATTGCCTGGTCCGCTGTTTCTTTCACCCATGGGAACCCTGTTTTGAAAGGTGCCAGTGAGTTTTTTATCCGTGTTTTAAAAGCGGTTGAAGACGGTAAGTCGATCGAAGAAGCCCTTTCCGTCGCGGCATCGGTTGACTACGATACCCTTGATGCAGCCGCGCAATTGGCATCCGCAAAAGCCGTTCAGGAATTGGAGGCCGTCGAAGCCATTGGCAAACTCGGACAGAGCTGCCATTTCAAGGATGCCTTCCCGGCAACACTTTACATCCTATTGCGTTATGGGAACGACCCGGAAAGGGCTCTTTTAGAGAATGCCAAAGCAGGTGGGGATTCTGCTGCCCGCTCTTTACTGGCCGGAGCGGTCCTGGCTGCGAAACATGGCATTGGCGCTTTCCCCCAAAGCTGGTTTGACGGACTCAAGGCCAGTACCCTGATTTAA
- a CDS encoding ABC transporter permease, whose amino-acid sequence MSFAIKTAWRDARRHRKRLFLCALSIVFGVAALVAIDSFSHNLRVAIDKESMNLLGADLQVSTRTEFSEDAEAWFDELGGEQAREIRFTSMAMFPKNGQTRLVQVRALNGGFPFYGEFETKPANANPAMLDEPVIVMDQLLMAQYELEEGDTVELGDTTFTITGEIVQVPGEAAFAGIFAPRVYIPLSQLEGTGLIGFGSIAFHRVYIKNPDIDTEAVRKDQKERFAEERLNIDTIQERKDDIGEPLDNLARYLGLVGFVALLLGGVGIAGSVQAYLQQKRDTVAILRCLGSSSRTAFSVFLTQICGVALVGAILGAILGIIVQAVIPRVLAPLLPFDLDYFLSWPSILSGILYGTVTALIFGLFPLLPIRNISPLRTLRAGFSQNHTKRDPFIILLAILTAFLLTAFCAAQTSVWWQGIIFAAGLGVAVGILWVVAAILKLCLRKFITPRNYLLRQSLANLHRPNNRTVFLVVSLGMGTFLIYALTLIQDGLLQQTDLAAANEEPNLLFFDIQPDQKEGLYEIIHGEGLEIAEDAPMVTMRLKKVAGRKVADIKNDPENTIDEWILNREWRNTYRAAVGPSEEVVEGEYISEWDGLDEPVPVSIEDGIAADLGVGLGDTLDFDIQGIPMQVKISSMRKVDWTKMQPNFFITFPVGVLEEAPTLWIGVARSPDIETTATLQRKIFEAYPNISAIDLSIVLEAIQSVLGRINFAIRFMALFTVATGIVVLAGAVITSRYQRIRESVLLRTLGASGPQVRRIMAIEYAVLGTLAGIVGVGLAIVAGTALSIWVFKLDFTIPWGQSIIAVVIVTLLTLFTGLANSRGIASHPPLVILREEG is encoded by the coding sequence ATGAGCTTCGCCATTAAAACAGCCTGGCGCGACGCAAGGCGCCACCGTAAGCGTTTGTTCCTGTGCGCCCTATCCATTGTATTTGGAGTTGCCGCACTGGTTGCGATTGACTCCTTCTCTCACAATCTGCGCGTTGCCATCGACAAGGAATCAATGAACCTGCTCGGGGCTGACTTACAGGTTTCCACCCGCACCGAATTCAGTGAAGACGCCGAAGCGTGGTTTGACGAGCTCGGAGGCGAACAGGCCCGGGAGATTCGCTTCACCTCGATGGCCATGTTCCCCAAGAATGGCCAGACACGCCTGGTTCAGGTCAGGGCGCTTAACGGAGGATTCCCCTTTTACGGTGAATTCGAAACCAAACCGGCAAATGCAAATCCCGCCATGCTTGACGAGCCAGTCATCGTCATGGATCAACTGCTCATGGCTCAATACGAACTAGAGGAAGGTGATACGGTTGAGCTTGGAGACACGACTTTCACCATCACAGGAGAAATAGTACAAGTTCCGGGAGAAGCTGCCTTTGCCGGAATCTTCGCACCGCGAGTTTACATACCACTGTCTCAACTTGAGGGTACAGGTCTAATTGGATTTGGCAGCATTGCCTTCCACCGGGTTTATATCAAAAACCCGGACATTGACACGGAAGCTGTCCGCAAGGACCAAAAAGAGCGCTTCGCCGAAGAACGCCTCAACATTGATACGATTCAGGAGCGCAAGGATGACATCGGCGAGCCGTTGGACAATCTGGCACGTTACCTTGGTTTGGTTGGTTTTGTTGCCCTACTCCTTGGCGGAGTCGGCATCGCAGGTTCGGTCCAGGCCTATCTTCAACAAAAGCGTGATACCGTTGCGATCCTGCGCTGCCTCGGCAGTTCATCGCGCACTGCTTTCTCCGTTTTCCTGACACAGATCTGCGGTGTGGCTTTGGTTGGTGCCATACTCGGCGCAATACTCGGTATCATTGTTCAGGCCGTCATCCCGCGGGTCCTCGCTCCCCTCCTCCCCTTTGATCTGGATTACTTCCTAAGCTGGCCCAGCATCCTCTCCGGGATTCTTTACGGCACTGTCACGGCTTTGATCTTTGGACTCTTTCCACTCCTGCCCATCCGCAACATCAGTCCGTTGAGAACGCTGCGCGCCGGCTTCAGCCAAAACCATACCAAGCGTGATCCCTTCATTATCCTACTGGCGATTCTCACTGCCTTCCTGCTGACAGCATTCTGTGCAGCCCAAACCTCGGTCTGGTGGCAGGGCATCATCTTTGCGGCAGGTCTGGGCGTCGCCGTTGGTATCCTTTGGGTCGTTGCAGCCATATTAAAACTTTGCCTTCGCAAGTTCATCACACCACGCAACTACCTCCTGCGTCAGTCATTGGCGAACCTGCATCGCCCGAACAACCGGACCGTCTTTCTCGTCGTCAGCCTGGGCATGGGGACCTTTCTCATCTATGCCCTAACCCTGATACAGGACGGCCTCTTACAACAGACAGACCTCGCTGCCGCCAACGAAGAACCCAACCTCCTCTTCTTCGATATTCAGCCTGACCAGAAAGAAGGCCTTTATGAAATCATACATGGAGAAGGACTTGAGATTGCCGAAGACGCCCCCATGGTGACAATGCGCTTGAAAAAAGTGGCAGGACGCAAAGTCGCTGACATCAAAAACGACCCTGAAAACACCATAGACGAATGGATACTGAACCGTGAATGGCGCAACACCTATCGTGCCGCCGTCGGTCCCAGCGAAGAGGTTGTGGAAGGTGAATACATCAGTGAATGGGATGGCCTTGACGAGCCTGTTCCCGTCTCCATCGAAGACGGTATCGCAGCCGACCTCGGCGTGGGCCTGGGAGACACACTTGATTTTGATATTCAAGGCATACCGATGCAGGTCAAGATTTCCAGTATGCGCAAAGTTGACTGGACCAAGATGCAACCCAATTTCTTTATCACCTTCCCGGTCGGCGTTTTGGAAGAGGCACCAACTCTGTGGATCGGAGTGGCGCGTTCGCCTGATATAGAAACAACGGCGACCCTCCAACGAAAGATCTTTGAAGCTTATCCCAACATCTCGGCCATCGATTTAAGCATTGTGCTTGAGGCAATCCAAAGCGTGCTTGGCAGGATCAACTTCGCGATTCGCTTCATGGCACTCTTCACTGTTGCCACGGGAATTGTCGTCCTGGCAGGAGCGGTTATCACCAGTCGTTATCAACGCATTCGTGAAAGTGTTCTCCTCCGCACCCTTGGCGCAAGTGGCCCGCAAGTACGCCGCATCATGGCAATTGAATACGCCGTGCTTGGCACACTGGCCGGAATCGTTGGTGTCGGCCTGGCCATTGTGGCCGGAACAGCACTCAGCATCTGGGTCTTCAAACTCGACTTCACCATCCCCTGGGGACAAAGCATCATAGCCGTTGTGATTGTAACACTCCTGACCCTCTTCACCGGTCTGGCCAACAGCCGCGGCATCGCAAGCCATCCACCCCTGGTTATCCTGCGCGAAGAAGGTTGA